From Candidatus Pedobacter colombiensis, one genomic window encodes:
- a CDS encoding DEAD/DEAH box helicase has translation MNNGGSSNSIFDKVLSFIDYSNQSIFLTGKAGTGKTTLLKRIKETSSKKMAVIAPTGVAAMNAKGTTINSFFQLPPGSFFPGDISLENLQSGILSIQSMVSDLSYSREKTSLFNELELLIIDEVSMVRCDLLDVIDAILRAVRKNNAPFGGVQLLLIGDLYQLPPVTKREDWAFLSRAYPSPYFFDALVIRKNPVLQIELSTVFRQTEPEFINILNDIRNNQIDESGLELLNKRYNPTPNTADEVSPIIITSHNAEANSINKEKLDELTGTEYTFEGEVSGEFRDLGLQAEQSLKLKEGAQIMFIKNDTGENRKFYNGKIGKVKSVKAGEIYISFPNEEDFLLEKTSWQSFEYKTDTEEAIVQQQVGEFSQYPIKLAWAVTIHKSQGLTFDSAIIDAGKSFVAGQVYVALSRVRTLNGLILKSKISTESLRSNTEVLNYMNPAKETELDNILITAQESFILQLVLNHFSFSRIYTGLETMAANPDVVKSILPEFKSLLAQLNKSVTDLLALSDRFQNQVKQLHKQNGFKEQQALQARIESALTYFIKELNLQLINQLNKNIRIKPKNKIQQQLQHLMQKYRQVIENRIALMQYASGLLKDPIKAEDYTSWINKHKAKASTKPSSSSPAQQSAVNLQLF, from the coding sequence ATGAATAATGGCGGTTCTTCTAATTCAATTTTCGACAAGGTCCTATCTTTTATAGACTACAGCAACCAGAGTATTTTTCTTACCGGAAAGGCGGGAACAGGAAAAACGACCCTGCTAAAACGAATCAAGGAAACCAGTTCGAAAAAGATGGCCGTAATCGCTCCAACAGGAGTTGCGGCAATGAATGCTAAAGGCACTACCATCAATTCTTTTTTTCAATTGCCTCCTGGCTCTTTTTTTCCGGGAGACATTAGTCTTGAAAACCTCCAATCGGGTATACTCTCCATTCAATCGATGGTTTCTGATTTAAGTTACAGCAGAGAAAAAACAAGCCTTTTTAATGAGCTCGAACTCCTGATCATCGATGAGGTTTCGATGGTGCGTTGCGATTTGCTAGATGTGATTGATGCCATACTCCGTGCAGTAAGGAAAAACAATGCCCCTTTTGGTGGCGTACAATTACTCCTTATTGGAGATTTATATCAGCTGCCTCCGGTTACCAAAAGGGAAGACTGGGCATTTTTAAGCAGAGCATACCCTTCTCCTTATTTTTTTGATGCCTTGGTCATCCGCAAAAACCCTGTTTTGCAAATAGAGCTCAGCACAGTATTTCGTCAGACTGAGCCGGAATTCATCAATATTTTAAATGACATCAGAAACAACCAGATCGACGAAAGCGGACTGGAACTGTTAAACAAAAGATATAATCCTACCCCTAATACAGCAGATGAGGTAAGCCCTATCATCATCACTTCTCACAATGCGGAAGCCAATAGTATCAATAAAGAGAAGCTGGATGAGCTTACAGGTACTGAATATACTTTTGAGGGTGAAGTAAGTGGAGAGTTCAGAGATCTAGGCTTGCAGGCAGAGCAAAGCTTAAAATTGAAGGAAGGTGCCCAGATTATGTTCATCAAGAACGATACCGGCGAGAATCGTAAATTCTATAATGGAAAAATTGGCAAGGTAAAATCCGTTAAAGCAGGTGAAATCTACATTTCCTTTCCCAATGAAGAAGACTTTTTATTGGAAAAAACTTCATGGCAATCCTTCGAATACAAAACCGATACGGAAGAAGCTATTGTTCAACAACAGGTAGGTGAGTTTTCTCAATATCCGATTAAGCTGGCATGGGCAGTAACTATTCATAAAAGTCAGGGCTTAACATTCGACAGTGCCATTATTGATGCCGGAAAATCCTTTGTCGCCGGACAAGTATATGTAGCTCTAAGTCGTGTAAGAACACTGAACGGTCTCATTTTAAAATCAAAAATCAGTACTGAAAGCTTAAGATCAAATACAGAGGTTCTCAATTATATGAATCCTGCCAAGGAAACAGAACTTGACAACATCCTCATCACTGCGCAGGAAAGTTTTATCCTGCAGTTGGTACTGAATCATTTTTCTTTCAGCCGTATTTATACCGGATTGGAGACCATGGCTGCTAACCCTGACGTTGTGAAATCAATCCTGCCGGAGTTTAAATCTTTACTTGCCCAACTTAACAAATCAGTTACGGACTTATTGGCCCTGTCGGACCGTTTCCAAAATCAGGTAAAACAGCTGCATAAACAAAATGGCTTTAAGGAACAGCAAGCGCTTCAGGCCAGAATTGAATCTGCATTAACCTATTTCATTAAAGAGCTGAACTTACAGCTCATCAATCAGCTTAATAAAAATATCAGGATAAAACCAAAAAACAAGATCCAGCAACAGCTTCAGCACCTGATGCAAAAATACAGACAGGTCATAGAAAACAGAATCGCCTTGATGCAATATGCTTCGGGCTTGTTAAAGGACCCTATTAAAGCCGAAGATTATACTTCATGGATCAATAAACATAAAGCAAAGGCCAGTACAAAGCCCAGTTCTTCTTCGCCAGCACAACAGTCGGCTGTGAATTTGCAATTATTTTAA
- a CDS encoding sigma-70 family RNA polymerase sigma factor, whose translation MIYSNFSDQELVASLKDGSEYAFEELYNQYKERLAGNLYKLLKSEELTREILQELFLKLWDTRAQIDPEKSFKSYLFKIAENMVIDYYRRAARDKVMRDKMVLASTEIYTHIEEQLFRKENAEMLQQAIELMPLQRRKVFILCKLEGKSYKEIELILGINAKTINSHLFQANKFLKQHFMSGSGKGLMVIVALILKGI comes from the coding sequence ATGATATACAGCAATTTTTCTGATCAGGAATTGGTAGCCTCGTTAAAAGATGGTAGTGAATACGCTTTTGAAGAGTTGTATAATCAATACAAAGAAAGACTTGCCGGTAATTTATATAAGTTATTGAAATCTGAGGAGCTGACCAGAGAAATCTTACAGGAGTTGTTTTTAAAGCTTTGGGATACCAGAGCACAGATTGATCCTGAAAAATCTTTTAAATCGTACTTATTTAAAATTGCCGAGAACATGGTGATCGATTATTATAGGCGAGCGGCCCGCGATAAAGTAATGCGGGATAAAATGGTTTTGGCCAGTACCGAAATCTATACACACATAGAAGAGCAATTGTTTAGAAAAGAAAATGCGGAGATGCTGCAACAGGCAATTGAATTAATGCCACTTCAGCGGAGAAAAGTATTCATTTTGTGTAAGCTGGAGGGAAAATCGTACAAGGAGATCGAACTAATTCTCGGGATTAATGCAAAAACCATTAACAGCCATTTGTTTCAGGCCAATAAATTTTTAAAACAGCATTTTATGTCCGGTTCCGGAAAGGGCTTGATGGTTATAGTAGCATTGATTTTAAAAGGAATCTAA
- a CDS encoding FecR family protein, producing the protein MKDSKHTKALYQRYLDNDYTAEELKELLEYFYNSANENELSSMIQDELESEENGYESHAAVQSLLHRLDQELLAAVKERNKPVKTIRIWYRTVGAAAILIVLGIGMFFYSYKKQVSEDEKLIAGKSIAPGKNTAKLTLSDGKTISLSDAKMGIVIEASKLTYNDGSAVSESKMPTKNLTVNTPRGGQYRIVLPDGTQVWLNAASVLKFPSSFALLKERKVELIGEAYFEVTKDKNKPFIVKSKGQEVQVLGTHFNINCYTDEASIKTTLIEGSVMVSGKQEHVVLKPNQQAVLNNEIEVKNVDVENEIAWKNGDFIFDSDELESIMRKISRWYDVEVFYTEKPSKKMHFGGIVSRTKDISAVLKIMQSTGQVSFKVEGHKITVTQN; encoded by the coding sequence TTGAAAGATTCGAAACACACCAAAGCACTTTATCAAAGATATCTGGATAACGATTATACGGCTGAAGAGCTGAAAGAGTTGTTGGAATATTTTTACAATTCAGCGAACGAAAATGAATTGAGTAGTATGATTCAAGATGAATTAGAAAGTGAAGAGAATGGTTATGAATCTCATGCTGCAGTTCAATCGTTGCTTCACCGCTTGGATCAGGAGTTACTTGCTGCAGTAAAAGAAAGAAATAAACCTGTAAAAACCATAAGAATATGGTATCGTACAGTTGGGGCTGCTGCAATATTAATTGTTTTGGGTATAGGTATGTTCTTTTATAGCTATAAAAAACAGGTGTCCGAAGATGAGAAGCTGATTGCAGGAAAAAGTATTGCGCCGGGCAAGAACACAGCAAAGCTTACACTGTCCGACGGCAAAACCATTAGTTTAAGCGATGCTAAAATGGGGATCGTAATAGAGGCAAGCAAATTAACCTATAATGACGGCTCTGCTGTTTCTGAAAGCAAGATGCCAACTAAAAATTTAACCGTAAATACTCCTCGGGGTGGGCAGTATAGAATTGTTTTGCCCGATGGTACCCAAGTATGGCTTAATGCTGCATCTGTGCTTAAGTTTCCTTCAAGCTTTGCTTTGCTCAAAGAGCGGAAAGTTGAGTTGATTGGCGAAGCCTATTTCGAAGTAACTAAGGACAAAAACAAGCCTTTTATTGTGAAGAGCAAAGGTCAGGAAGTTCAGGTGCTGGGAACACACTTTAATATTAATTGTTACACGGATGAAGCGAGTATAAAAACTACTTTAATTGAAGGTAGTGTAATGGTGTCAGGAAAGCAGGAACACGTTGTTCTTAAACCCAATCAACAAGCTGTGTTAAACAACGAAATTGAAGTGAAAAATGTGGATGTCGAGAATGAAATTGCCTGGAAAAATGGAGACTTTATTTTTGATAGTGATGAGCTGGAATCTATCATGCGCAAAATATCAAGGTGGTATGATGTTGAAGTCTTTTACACTGAAAAGCCTAGCAAAAAAATGCACTTTGGAGGGATTGTATCAAGGACTAAAGATATATCCGCAGTGTTAAAGATTATGCAGTCAACCGGTCAGGTTAGCTTCAAAGTAGAGGGACATAAAATTACAGTAACACAAAATTAA
- a CDS encoding SusC/RagA family TonB-linked outer membrane protein — MILVTTFLQVSLGARGQLVTLNEKNAPLEKVFKEIRKQTGYDFFYDSDLIKATKPISINMNKVDLKDVLDYCFINLSLVYALEEKTVIVKKAGTTFNFRKDIDVRGKVLDEKGKPLVNATVKVKNTNKITKTNSQGDFEFKGVDDKAILVISFLGFKTKEIPANQHSPFNITMETQSAELEGVNVVSTGIVDRNLNTFTGAADRITKEELQRVSNKNIVQSLKVLEPSLMIFDNLNFGSDPNAMPQMTLRGNSSFPQDASSDLKGDYINNPNQPLFILDGFEVGLTKVVDLDMNRIESITILKDASAKAIYGSKAANGVVVIETRKNTENKVLVTYNGSLDVEVPDLNSYNLTNSAEKLEAERIYGMYSQISPYAPNYATQLTLDQQYNQRLKSVLSGVNTDWMSLPLRNAIGQKHGVSMELGDRDLKLITDFSYNNVAGVMKGSDRSVIATSAMMSYRFKGFLFRNIISYTDGTSNDSPYGTFADYSKMNPYWTPYDEFGNLKKNAETGLVPYVGSTSTAIIPFPNPLYNSTLNTKLSKKYTEFTNNLYSEIMLMNGLKMLLRGSFTNTKNQADEFYPANHLKFDNYKDDDFFRKGSYKKNEGTQMRYSGDINVNYNKPFGEKHLLFVNMGATISQRTFEEVIYNTEGFPNDRMNDILFAKQYSKYQNRPSGSEGTTRDLGILSIASYSYDNRFFADASIRSSASSQFGANKRWGTFWSTGVGWNIHNEKWMSDLHIFERLKARASMGSTGSQNFSSYQSISTYSYFMDKVYQGFLGSYLKGLANPDLKWQQKMDYNVGMDFSMLRKLTGRFDYYRSITENTLVDFTLPPSTGFSSVKENLGKIKNIGMELMLTYNIYSDPKQRSFFSVTGSAIRNKNVIVSISDALKTYNEAQDKIAGDRFNNKPVTKYYDGVSMDAIWAVRSLGIDPANGQEIFLTKNNEKTYTYSPADQVVVGNKIPKISGSFGLNGEYKGVGLSAYFRFLYGGQMYNQTLVDRVENVDMSYNVDKRVLNSTWHQPGDIKPFKALGSVEIQQPDGSWLRQFVRTQVSDRFVMNQNEISLASLSLSYDFYRWNYLKQMGIERLRCAFYTNDVFTASTIPTERGLSYPFARKFSFSLSATF, encoded by the coding sequence TTGATTTTAGTTACCACCTTTCTACAGGTTTCTCTTGGAGCAAGAGGACAACTTGTAACCTTAAATGAAAAAAATGCACCGCTTGAAAAGGTGTTTAAAGAGATCAGAAAACAGACCGGATATGATTTTTTCTACGATTCTGATCTGATAAAAGCAACGAAACCCATCAGTATCAACATGAATAAAGTTGATCTTAAAGATGTTCTTGATTATTGTTTTATTAATCTGTCATTAGTTTATGCATTAGAAGAGAAAACGGTTATTGTTAAAAAGGCAGGCACAACATTTAATTTCAGAAAAGATATTGATGTAAGAGGCAAGGTCCTGGACGAAAAGGGGAAACCTTTGGTTAATGCAACTGTAAAAGTTAAAAACACCAATAAAATTACGAAAACCAATAGTCAGGGGGATTTTGAGTTTAAAGGTGTAGACGATAAAGCCATATTGGTTATTTCTTTCCTGGGTTTTAAAACCAAAGAAATACCAGCCAATCAGCACAGTCCCTTTAACATTACCATGGAAACGCAATCGGCCGAATTGGAGGGGGTAAATGTGGTTTCTACAGGTATTGTTGATAGAAATCTAAATACCTTTACCGGTGCAGCTGATCGCATTACCAAAGAAGAGCTGCAGCGTGTCAGCAATAAGAATATTGTTCAGAGTTTGAAGGTTCTGGAGCCATCCTTAATGATCTTTGACAATTTGAATTTCGGCTCAGATCCAAATGCTATGCCCCAAATGACACTTCGGGGTAATTCATCCTTCCCTCAAGATGCATCAAGTGATTTGAAAGGTGATTATATCAATAATCCCAATCAACCACTCTTTATCTTAGATGGTTTTGAAGTGGGGCTGACTAAAGTTGTGGATCTGGATATGAATCGTATCGAAAGCATCACTATCCTTAAAGATGCCTCAGCCAAAGCTATATATGGTTCAAAAGCTGCCAATGGAGTCGTTGTCATTGAAACCAGGAAAAACACAGAGAATAAAGTCCTGGTTACTTACAATGGAAGTTTGGATGTGGAAGTGCCAGATCTGAACAGTTATAACCTGACCAATTCTGCAGAAAAGCTGGAAGCAGAAAGGATTTATGGTATGTATTCCCAAATAAGTCCATACGCTCCCAACTATGCCACCCAATTGACATTGGATCAGCAATATAACCAACGCCTCAAATCGGTGCTTTCTGGTGTCAATACCGATTGGATGTCTTTGCCACTCCGGAATGCCATTGGTCAGAAACATGGTGTATCCATGGAGCTTGGGGACCGTGATTTGAAATTAATTACCGACTTTTCTTATAATAACGTGGCTGGTGTCATGAAAGGCTCAGACAGAAGTGTGATAGCGACCTCAGCGATGATGTCTTATCGATTTAAAGGGTTCTTATTCCGTAATATCATCAGCTATACAGATGGGACCAGTAACGATTCTCCATACGGAACTTTTGCTGATTATTCCAAAATGAATCCTTATTGGACGCCTTATGATGAATTTGGAAATTTAAAGAAAAATGCAGAAACCGGACTTGTTCCTTATGTTGGAAGTACTTCAACAGCTATAATACCTTTCCCAAATCCTTTGTATAATTCTACGTTAAATACGAAGCTATCCAAAAAATACACGGAATTCACCAATAATCTTTATTCCGAAATCATGCTGATGAATGGATTAAAAATGCTTTTGCGCGGAAGTTTTACCAATACAAAAAACCAAGCTGATGAATTCTATCCGGCCAACCACCTCAAGTTTGATAATTATAAGGATGATGACTTTTTCAGAAAAGGGTCGTACAAGAAGAATGAAGGAACACAAATGCGCTATTCGGGCGATATCAATGTCAACTATAACAAACCATTTGGAGAAAAACATTTACTGTTTGTCAATATGGGGGCTACTATTAGTCAACGTACGTTTGAAGAAGTCATATACAATACAGAGGGATTTCCTAACGATCGGATGAATGATATTCTATTTGCAAAGCAATACAGTAAATATCAAAACAGACCATCAGGATCAGAAGGAACCACGCGTGATTTGGGCATATTATCCATTGCCAGTTATTCCTATGATAACCGGTTCTTTGCGGATGCTTCTATTCGCAGTTCTGCCTCTTCACAGTTTGGAGCCAATAAACGTTGGGGTACTTTCTGGAGTACTGGAGTGGGGTGGAATATTCATAATGAAAAGTGGATGAGTGATCTTCATATTTTTGAAAGATTAAAAGCCAGAGCTTCCATGGGATCTACGGGGTCGCAAAACTTTAGCTCTTACCAATCTATCTCCACATACAGCTATTTTATGGACAAGGTGTACCAGGGGTTTTTAGGGTCTTACCTGAAGGGACTGGCTAATCCGGATTTGAAATGGCAGCAAAAAATGGATTACAACGTAGGAATGGATTTTTCTATGCTACGCAAATTAACGGGTAGGTTTGATTATTATAGATCCATTACTGAAAATACACTAGTGGACTTTACACTTCCTCCTTCTACCGGATTTTCCAGTGTAAAAGAAAATTTAGGTAAGATCAAGAATATAGGTATGGAATTGATGTTGACTTATAATATTTATTCTGATCCCAAACAGCGCTCTTTCTTCTCTGTTACGGGGTCAGCAATCAGAAATAAGAATGTGATTGTTTCCATATCTGATGCCTTGAAAACTTATAACGAAGCTCAGGATAAAATTGCGGGAGATAGGTTCAACAATAAACCTGTAACAAAATACTACGATGGTGTCTCGATGGATGCGATTTGGGCGGTACGTTCTTTAGGTATAGATCCGGCTAACGGTCAGGAAATCTTTTTGACTAAAAACAACGAAAAGACCTACACTTATTCTCCTGCCGACCAGGTTGTTGTTGGGAATAAGATTCCTAAAATATCGGGTTCATTTGGTCTGAATGGGGAATACAAAGGCGTGGGACTTTCAGCTTATTTTAGATTCCTTTACGGTGGACAGATGTACAACCAAACCTTGGTAGATCGTGTTGAAAATGTGGATATGAGTTATAATGTGGACAAACGTGTGTTGAATAGTACATGGCATCAACCGGGTGATATTAAGCCATTTAAAGCATTAGGGTCTGTGGAAATTCAACAGCCAGATGGTTCCTGGTTGAGACAATTTGTACGCACCCAGGTTTCGGATCGTTTTGTGATGAATCAGAATGAAATATCACTGGCCTCTTTGAGTTTATCTTATGATTTTTATCGTTGGAATTACCTGAAACAAATGGGGATTGAGCGTTTGCGTTGTGCCTTTTACACGAATGATGTATTCACGGCTTCGACCATACCGACTGAACGCGGTTTGAGTTATCCGTTTGCCAGAAAATTTTCATTTAGCTTATCTGCCACATTTTAA
- a CDS encoding RagB/SusD family nutrient uptake outer membrane protein has product MKRIIFAIIAILSLSSCKKWLSISPKSEIASTELFKSEQGFKDALMGAYLLMTDKGTYGFESTIGFVDVLAQQYPTTASGHPYANVSTYQYLNGTVMGMKDNIWSKNYSVIANLNNIINTIDSYKDKMHPTHYAMIKGEALGLRAFIHLDLYRLFGYGNLKNAPQGLNVVGLPYVNTYSKQITQPVAGRDYLDNVEKDLLASEALMSKYDIVLNTSSFDLGVEIPNQDQFYNNRRMRFNYYAVKATQARLYLWKGDYEKARDAAEIVTTKGWGTLVSFNNGNINDPNAVNKDYTFSTEHIFALNVQNMFEYIKPYIDQYGPDGLNTNNQRLAHSGSIANTLYEISTKDGMSLSDYRYKELYKKISQTDYLLLKFTYVTNSTFKDRMPLIKLPEMFYILAECYNELGNSLLAVQQLNTVRTNRGIATTYKLSESLNQEQVRAEIQLEYRKEFVSEGQLFYFYKRRGNLTIPNTNKAMDNSVYVLPLPQREIELGN; this is encoded by the coding sequence ATGAAAAGAATTATATTCGCAATTATAGCCATTCTGAGTTTAAGCTCTTGCAAGAAATGGCTTTCCATTTCACCTAAATCGGAAATTGCCTCCACTGAGCTTTTTAAATCGGAACAAGGCTTTAAAGATGCGCTGATGGGCGCATATTTATTGATGACTGATAAAGGTACTTATGGATTTGAAAGCACCATAGGTTTTGTAGATGTTTTGGCTCAACAATATCCAACAACAGCTTCCGGACATCCTTATGCCAATGTCTCTACCTACCAATATCTTAATGGAACGGTAATGGGCATGAAGGATAATATCTGGTCAAAAAACTACTCGGTTATTGCCAATTTGAACAATATCATCAATACCATTGATAGCTATAAGGATAAGATGCATCCAACCCATTATGCCATGATTAAGGGCGAAGCTCTGGGTTTAAGAGCTTTTATACACCTGGATCTTTATAGACTTTTTGGCTATGGCAATTTGAAAAATGCACCACAAGGTTTAAATGTAGTGGGACTCCCTTATGTCAATACCTACTCTAAGCAGATTACACAACCAGTGGCGGGTAGAGACTATCTGGACAATGTAGAAAAAGATCTTTTGGCGTCTGAAGCCCTAATGTCTAAGTATGACATTGTTCTGAATACATCAAGTTTCGATCTGGGTGTTGAGATTCCAAACCAGGATCAATTTTACAATAACAGAAGAATGCGTTTTAATTATTACGCGGTTAAAGCCACTCAAGCCCGTTTGTATCTATGGAAAGGAGACTATGAGAAGGCCAGAGATGCAGCAGAAATCGTAACGACCAAAGGGTGGGGTACCCTGGTATCCTTTAACAACGGTAATATCAATGATCCGAATGCAGTAAACAAGGATTATACCTTTAGCACCGAGCATATCTTTGCCTTGAATGTGCAGAATATGTTCGAATATATTAAACCTTATATTGACCAATATGGACCGGATGGATTAAATACAAATAACCAGAGGTTAGCGCATAGCGGTAGCATTGCTAATACCTTATATGAAATCAGTACTAAGGACGGGATGTCTCTTTCTGATTATAGGTATAAGGAGCTTTATAAAAAGATTTCTCAAACGGATTATCTATTATTAAAATTTACCTATGTGACCAATTCAACTTTCAAAGACCGCATGCCTTTGATCAAGCTGCCGGAGATGTTTTATATTTTAGCTGAGTGTTATAATGAACTTGGTAATAGTTTGTTGGCGGTACAGCAACTAAACACGGTACGTACCAATAGAGGGATTGCAACGACCTACAAGCTCAGTGAAAGTTTAAATCAAGAGCAGGTACGGGCCGAAATACAGCTGGAATACCGTAAAGAATTTGTGAGTGAAGGCCAACTCTTCTATTTCTATAAACGAAGAGGCAATTTGACTATTCCAAATACCAACAAAGCGATGGACAATAGCGTATATGTGCTACCCCTTCCACAACGAGAAATCGAACTGGGCAATTAA
- a CDS encoding DUF4843 domain-containing protein, translated as MKRNKAIFNLSLFLLLLLGACKKEQLKIYEDKSPSLYGLSGYSYSFIEDLTAQTKTIYLTVRLSGELKNYDRNFKIETVFDSTTTAKPEWFEIKEGVLPKNSTEGRVAIVLKRNKTVDTSLVNLTVRLLPSNELGTMLGTMSKVTWTAKIIQPVNWSWMRYYLGADFSTGWYQFVMQVTGRTSFPYYPTLASSDPVTWWMSAGEIQAWGLKVKEALIEYNLQHPNDPFIHNDGPKKGLPVVFY; from the coding sequence ATGAAAAGAAATAAAGCAATTTTTAATCTTTCGCTCTTCCTTCTGTTGCTTCTGGGCGCTTGCAAGAAAGAGCAGTTGAAAATCTATGAGGATAAATCCCCATCCCTGTATGGGCTTTCCGGTTATTCGTATTCCTTTATTGAGGATCTTACAGCGCAAACGAAGACCATCTACCTTACGGTCAGGCTATCCGGTGAACTGAAGAATTATGATCGTAACTTCAAAATAGAGACGGTCTTCGATAGTACAACTACTGCCAAACCCGAATGGTTCGAAATTAAAGAAGGTGTATTACCCAAGAATAGCACTGAAGGGCGTGTCGCCATTGTCTTGAAACGTAATAAAACTGTAGATACCTCTTTAGTTAACCTGACTGTACGACTTTTACCTTCAAATGAGTTGGGTACGATGCTTGGTACGATGTCCAAAGTAACCTGGACGGCTAAGATCATCCAACCTGTTAACTGGTCATGGATGCGCTATTATTTGGGGGCGGATTTTTCTACAGGCTGGTACCAATTTGTAATGCAGGTAACTGGAAGAACCTCTTTTCCTTACTATCCTACCTTAGCGAGCTCTGACCCTGTAACTTGGTGGATGTCGGCAGGTGAAATACAAGCCTGGGGATTGAAAGTGAAAGAAGCACTTATCGAGTATAATCTGCAACACCCGAATGATCCTTTTATTCACAATGATGGTCCCAAAAAAGGCCTTCCAGTTGTCTTTTACTAA
- a CDS encoding PKD-like family lipoprotein, with protein MRHIIYTLFCITVLMGSCIKDRSTLNLYKVSNIGIDTAGLPVKYTVFQQGTLSVKPTVTVENTYRERLKYKWTMNAYQGYERVVGTQEHLNAVITELPSAISYKLIFTATDSTNNVKAFFTWDITVISPFGQGLIVADTRDEQNSDVNLIMAFNFTTSILKDSASTNIMRNAYSTANGQKINGIVKRLSYHKYNSYKDVTFMTDKSFIRIDPNSYMKKSLDNELFALPQDKIQPDDISTAHYLNQHQYIINNGKGYGRYGDSQKFGYSFLASDKKGYQANKILGLQNPGVVQSGGVLYDELNNRFLLLPRMTSMADPLRNFDATDLNNPLTKFDPNNMGNKTCRYLFEGYDARIIAIMKERDQDKYYAYQIKLTNPFTGAMGIAVNDLSQNPEISTAKYFTSSNMEQVLFYATEYKVYATITEIGVPSTTSLRYTVKPGEKITGMNIYYGAGVYDPGAGRMYLPSTSDPTNWAKRVTLNAAQRLVILSTYNESTKEGKIITIPIETLGVGGLVTNPDYIRTYDGFGRITAFGIQI; from the coding sequence ATGAGACATATTATCTATACATTATTTTGTATCACTGTGCTAATGGGGTCCTGTATTAAGGACAGGTCAACACTGAATCTTTATAAGGTCTCCAATATAGGCATTGATACTGCAGGTTTACCTGTAAAATATACAGTATTCCAACAGGGCACATTATCAGTAAAACCCACTGTAACTGTAGAAAATACCTACAGAGAGCGTCTGAAGTACAAATGGACAATGAATGCCTATCAAGGGTATGAGCGTGTGGTGGGTACCCAAGAGCATCTTAATGCCGTCATCACCGAGTTGCCTTCAGCAATTTCGTATAAATTGATTTTTACGGCAACAGATTCCACAAATAATGTCAAGGCTTTTTTTACCTGGGACATAACCGTTATTTCTCCATTTGGTCAAGGCCTTATTGTGGCAGATACCCGTGATGAGCAGAATAGTGATGTCAATCTGATTATGGCCTTTAACTTTACAACGTCAATATTAAAAGACAGTGCAAGCACAAATATTATGCGTAATGCTTACAGTACTGCTAATGGTCAAAAGATCAACGGAATTGTCAAACGACTCAGCTACCACAAGTATAATAGTTATAAGGATGTTACTTTCATGACTGACAAATCCTTTATCCGTATTGACCCCAACTCTTATATGAAGAAAAGTTTAGATAATGAACTTTTTGCCCTTCCGCAGGATAAGATTCAACCTGATGATATATCTACAGCCCACTACCTAAATCAACACCAGTATATCATCAATAATGGAAAAGGCTATGGTCGGTATGGCGACAGTCAAAAGTTCGGCTATTCTTTCCTGGCATCTGATAAGAAGGGCTATCAGGCCAATAAAATTTTGGGATTACAAAATCCGGGCGTAGTGCAATCTGGGGGTGTCTTGTACGATGAGTTAAACAACCGCTTCCTTTTATTGCCGAGGATGACCTCTATGGCCGATCCACTCAGAAATTTTGATGCAACAGATCTGAACAATCCCTTAACTAAATTTGATCCCAATAATATGGGCAACAAGACCTGCAGGTACTTATTTGAGGGTTATGATGCACGTATTATTGCCATTATGAAAGAACGTGATCAGGATAAATACTACGCCTACCAGATTAAACTAACAAATCCCTTTACAGGGGCAATGGGAATAGCCGTTAATGACCTTAGTCAAAATCCCGAAATTAGCACTGCGAAGTACTTTACCTCTTCCAATATGGAGCAGGTCTTATTCTATGCCACAGAATACAAAGTTTATGCGACCATCACCGAAATTGGAGTGCCTTCAACGACCAGTCTACGGTATACAGTAAAACCGGGAGAGAAGATCACAGGTATGAATATTTATTATGGTGCAGGGGTTTACGATCCAGGAGCAGGACGTATGTATTTGCCTAGCACAAGTGACCCCACAAATTGGGCTAAGCGTGTAACACTTAATGCTGCTCAACGATTGGTCATACTCAGTACTTATAATGAAAGTACCAAAGAAGGAAAGATTATCACTATTCCTATTGAAACATTAGGCGTAGGAGGGTTAGTGACCAATCCGGATTACATCCGCACCTATGATGGTTTTGGAAGAATTACTGCATTTGGTATTCAGATTTAG